In Planktothrix serta PCC 8927, a single window of DNA contains:
- the rpsG gene encoding 30S ribosomal protein S7, which produces MSRRRVVQKRPIPADPVYNSRLVSMMVRRIMKHGKKSIAYRIIYQALKTIEERTGSEPLEVFEKAVRNATPLVEVKARRVGGATYQVPMEVRSERGTALALRWLIQYARARTGRSMAVRLANELMDAANESGSAVRKREETHRMAEANKAFAHYRY; this is translated from the coding sequence ATGTCTCGTCGCAGAGTTGTGCAGAAGCGTCCGATCCCTGCTGATCCGGTCTATAACAGTCGCTTAGTTAGCATGATGGTACGTCGCATCATGAAACATGGAAAGAAATCCATTGCCTACCGGATCATTTATCAGGCACTGAAAACAATCGAAGAAAGAACGGGTTCAGAGCCTTTAGAGGTGTTTGAAAAAGCCGTTCGCAATGCTACCCCCCTGGTTGAAGTGAAAGCACGACGGGTTGGCGGTGCAACCTATCAAGTTCCGATGGAAGTCCGCTCAGAACGAGGAACAGCTTTAGCCCTACGTTGGTTAATTCAATATGCTAGAGCTAGAACCGGACGTTCCATGGCTGTACGATTAGCCAATGAACTGATGGATGCCGCCAACGAAAGCGGAAGTGCAGTTCGCAAACGGGAAGAAACCCACCGGATGGCAGAAGCTAATAAAGCTTTTGCTCATTATCGGTACTAA
- the rpsL gene encoding 30S ribosomal protein S12 yields MPTIQQLIRSAREQTQKKTKSPALKSCPQRRGVCTRVYTTTPKKPNSALRKVARVRLTSGYEVTAYIPGIGHNLQEHSVVMIRGGRVKDLPGVRYHIIRGTLDTAGVKDRRQGRSKYGAKRPK; encoded by the coding sequence ATGCCCACTATCCAGCAACTAATTCGTTCTGCACGGGAACAGACTCAGAAGAAAACAAAATCGCCCGCCCTTAAGAGTTGCCCTCAACGGCGGGGAGTCTGCACACGGGTTTATACAACCACCCCCAAAAAACCTAATTCCGCGCTGCGTAAGGTGGCAAGGGTGCGGCTAACCTCTGGCTATGAAGTGACAGCATATATTCCGGGTATTGGTCACAACTTGCAAGAACACTCCGTAGTAATGATTCGAGGCGGTCGGGTGAAAGATTTGCCTGGAGTTCGATATCACATTATTCGGGGAACATTAGATACGGCGGGAGTCAAAGATCGTCGTCAGGGACGCTCGAAGTATGGCGCCAAGCGTCCTAAATAA
- a CDS encoding HesB/IscA family protein — MISLSPAATREVLRLKSKQNHPHVLFRLGVQKGGCCDWSYTMGFDHTRQSSDVVYQCNQIEIVIEPENLKYLENLTIDYSEDLMGGGFRFQNPNASQCCSCSYSFVLQP, encoded by the coding sequence ATGATTTCTCTCAGTCCAGCAGCAACTCGTGAGGTTCTGCGCCTTAAGTCCAAGCAAAATCATCCTCATGTCCTCTTTCGTCTTGGAGTTCAAAAGGGAGGCTGCTGCGACTGGTCTTATACAATGGGATTTGATCACACACGCCAGTCGAGTGATGTCGTTTATCAGTGTAATCAGATTGAAATTGTGATTGAGCCTGAAAATTTAAAGTACCTAGAAAACTTAACCATTGACTATTCTGAAGATTTAATGGGGGGTGGGTTTCGCTTCCAAAACCCCAACGCCTCTCAATGTTGTAGTTGTAGCTATTCTTTCGTCCTTCAACCCTAA
- a CDS encoding phosphomannose isomerase type II C-terminal cupin domain yields the protein MVAVKEIVENSTPVCENIPNVCNATTELRPWGSFTTLEEGPGYKIKRIEVQPGHRLSLQMHHHRSEHWIVVAGTARVVCGDCEEILFSNQSTYVPQCMSHRLENPGVIPLVLIEVQNGEYLGEDDIIRFQDDYSRTPA from the coding sequence ATGGTAGCAGTCAAGGAAATTGTTGAAAATTCTACACCCGTCTGTGAAAATATCCCCAATGTATGTAATGCCACAACGGAATTGAGACCTTGGGGTTCATTTACGACACTAGAAGAAGGGCCAGGATATAAAATTAAGCGGATAGAAGTCCAACCCGGTCATCGGCTGAGTTTACAAATGCACCACCATCGCAGTGAACACTGGATTGTTGTGGCCGGAACTGCTAGGGTTGTGTGTGGGGATTGTGAAGAAATTCTATTCTCGAACCAATCTACTTATGTTCCTCAGTGTATGTCTCACCGCTTGGAAAACCCCGGTGTGATTCCCCTTGTCTTAATTGAAGTCCAGAATGGAGAATATTTGGGAGAGGATGATATTATTCGCTTTCAAGATGACTACTCTCGGACTCCTGCTTAA
- a CDS encoding phosphodiester glycosidase family protein — protein MLNFNLTRPKKNIILLLSVIGLSTFPIDTLALPRTNSSSQYGNIIELNNNLINVPWRIDPSNRKSTNSVKMSDIGLMQNLGINLLDTNNSSQQPIQWFSDSVVLSAEYIRPYRYLDLSNFPASSQWEIQPNGTTLKITIPPSKIQSIRIEPLLLESNSLQTKSTFSPNKIIIELDKPTFWQQPTPDIQKRSPSPSPQPSPPPLTDDPTTLNQPKPSQPSLPILQDWSLTLEAKADPKLLSNNDYNIKLQSQNYQTRLQFSVPPGWRPVVTTLDSPYRLIIDIKPDFLESKNILWQPGLRWRQEYIEIPKTEISLGSLLNRILKNTVTTVERFPVYWLEVDLNQPQISLNPILSNINSRQGTSPLLDIAQKAGVSAAINGGFFNRNNQYPLGAIRLNNNWLSSPILNRGAIAWGQDKPMIMNRLILKETITTNSGQTLPLQYLNSGYAETGISRYTSDWGKTYTPINNQEKIIVVENNQITRHLETPKLGSPAVAIPIQGYLLVIRSRPELLNLLPIGTRVQLESKTEPPDFEKYPNILGAGPLLIQNRQIVLDAARERFNPAFQQQKAIRSAIAITNNNTLLIVAVHNRPNGSGPSLAELAQILQKLDAVTALNLDGGSSTSLYLGGYYLDRPFPTAAPVHNGLGISVGAGSSR, from the coding sequence ATGCTTAATTTTAATCTGACTCGACCGAAAAAAAATATTATTCTATTGTTAAGTGTAATTGGTTTAAGTACCTTCCCAATTGACACTCTAGCTTTACCCAGAACAAACTCTTCTTCACAATACGGAAATATTATTGAATTAAACAATAATTTAATTAACGTTCCTTGGCGGATTGATCCATCTAACAGAAAATCAACAAATTCTGTAAAAATGAGTGATATTGGATTAATGCAGAATCTAGGGATTAATCTACTAGATACGAATAATAGTTCGCAACAACCCATTCAATGGTTTTCTGATTCTGTTGTTTTATCGGCTGAATATATTCGCCCCTATCGCTATTTAGATTTATCTAATTTTCCGGCTAGTTCTCAATGGGAAATTCAACCGAATGGAACAACTTTAAAAATTACAATCCCTCCATCAAAGATTCAATCTATTCGTATTGAACCCTTATTATTAGAAAGCAATTCTCTCCAAACAAAATCTACTTTTTCCCCAAATAAAATTATTATTGAACTCGATAAACCGACGTTTTGGCAACAACCTACTCCTGATATTCAAAAGCGATCGCCATCTCCTTCTCCTCAACCTTCACCGCCTCCTCTAACCGATGATCCCACAACTCTAAATCAACCTAAACCTTCTCAACCTTCTCTCCCAATTTTACAAGATTGGAGTTTAACTTTAGAAGCCAAGGCTGATCCAAAACTTTTATCTAATAACGATTATAACATAAAATTACAATCCCAAAATTATCAAACTCGTCTACAATTTAGTGTCCCTCCCGGTTGGCGACCCGTTGTAACAACTTTAGATTCTCCCTATCGTTTAATTATTGATATTAAACCGGATTTTTTAGAGTCTAAAAATATTTTATGGCAACCGGGACTTAGGTGGAGACAAGAATATATTGAAATCCCAAAAACTGAGATATCTTTAGGATCTTTACTGAATCGAATTTTAAAGAATACAGTAACAACTGTTGAACGATTTCCGGTATATTGGCTAGAAGTTGACTTAAATCAACCTCAAATTAGCTTGAATCCTATTTTAAGTAATATTAATTCTCGTCAAGGAACCTCACCTTTATTGGATATAGCACAAAAAGCAGGAGTTTCGGCAGCGATTAATGGAGGATTTTTTAATCGCAATAATCAATACCCTTTGGGTGCTATTCGGTTAAATAATAACTGGTTATCGAGTCCAATTTTAAATCGAGGAGCGATCGCTTGGGGACAGGATAAACCTATGATTATGAATCGTTTAATCTTAAAAGAAACAATAACAACAAATTCGGGTCAAACCCTACCCCTACAATATCTAAATAGTGGTTATGCTGAAACCGGAATTTCTCGTTATACTTCCGACTGGGGAAAAACTTATACCCCGATTAATAATCAAGAAAAAATTATTGTTGTTGAAAACAACCAAATTACCCGTCATCTTGAAACCCCGAAATTAGGATCACCTGCTGTTGCTATTCCCATTCAAGGTTATTTATTAGTGATCAGAAGTCGTCCCGAATTATTAAATTTATTACCGATAGGAACTCGTGTACAATTAGAAAGTAAAACTGAACCCCCAGACTTTGAAAAATATCCTAATATTTTAGGAGCAGGGCCGTTATTAATTCAAAATCGTCAAATTGTTTTAGATGCAGCGCGAGAACGATTTAATCCCGCCTTTCAACAACAAAAAGCCATCCGCAGTGCAATTGCAATTACCAATAATAATACTTTACTAATAGTAGCTGTTCATAACCGTCCCAATGGTTCTGGCCCTAGTTTAGCCGAACTCGCTCAAATTCTGCAAAAATTAGACGCTGTTACCGCCTTAAATTTAGACGGAGGAAGTTCCACCAGTCTTTATCTAGGAGGATACTATTTAGACCGTCCTTTCCCCACAGCCGCACCCGTCCATAATGGTTTAGGAATCAGTGTAGGGGCGGGTTCATCAAGATAG